One Gordonia mangrovi genomic region harbors:
- a CDS encoding enoyl-CoA hydratase-related protein, translated as MTSPTEQTAEQHTVLERDGDVAIIRLNRPDRLNAFTHQMGEELIAVFDETDADDSVRAVVITGTGRAFCAGADLGGGATTFELEQQEPGEVPRDMGGQVTLRIFESLKPVVMAVNGAAAGVGVTMTLPADVRIASDDAKFGFVFAQRGLVPEAASTWFLPKLVGLPTALQWTMGAKMVPVAEAHERGLVQQVVPKDEVLSTAIATAREMTSTTAPVSVALTRQLLWRMAGAPSPWDAHRADSKAIYYRGTMADVAEGVTSFLEKRPATFTDRVSTDLPDIF; from the coding sequence GTGACCTCTCCGACCGAGCAGACCGCCGAACAGCACACCGTCCTCGAACGCGACGGTGATGTCGCGATCATCCGCCTCAACCGACCCGACCGGCTCAACGCCTTCACCCACCAGATGGGGGAGGAACTGATCGCCGTTTTCGACGAGACCGACGCCGACGACTCGGTGCGGGCCGTGGTGATCACCGGGACCGGCCGTGCGTTCTGCGCCGGCGCCGACCTCGGTGGCGGCGCCACCACGTTCGAACTCGAACAGCAGGAACCGGGTGAGGTGCCCCGTGACATGGGCGGGCAGGTCACACTGCGCATCTTCGAATCACTCAAACCGGTGGTGATGGCCGTCAATGGTGCGGCCGCCGGCGTCGGGGTGACCATGACCTTGCCCGCCGACGTTCGCATCGCCTCCGACGACGCGAAGTTCGGCTTCGTCTTCGCCCAACGGGGATTGGTGCCCGAGGCGGCCTCGACGTGGTTCCTGCCGAAACTGGTCGGACTGCCGACGGCCCTGCAGTGGACGATGGGCGCCAAGATGGTGCCCGTCGCCGAGGCGCATGAGCGGGGGCTGGTGCAGCAGGTGGTGCCCAAGGACGAGGTGCTCTCGACGGCGATCGCGACGGCGCGTGAGATGACGTCGACGACGGCCCCGGTCTCGGTGGCGTTGACCAGGCAACTGCTGTGGCGGATGGCCGGCGCGCCCAGCCCGTGGGACGCCCATCGCGCCGACTCCAAGGCGATCTATTACCGCGGCACCATGGCCGACGTCGCCGAGGGCGTCACCTCGTTCTTGGAGAAGCGGCCCGCCACCTTCACCGACCGCGTCTCCACAGACCTGCCGGACATCTTCTGA
- a CDS encoding YciI family protein: MKYMLIMRSTAEAEAAAADVDFTEIINAMGRYNEEMINAGVLLAGEGLTDASEGFVVSFSADEDPLVTDGPYGEIHELFNGFWILQVSSKEEAAQWAKKAPLGPGVKLEVRRVSDETDFEEYSDNEYVQKEKGWREQLGTA; the protein is encoded by the coding sequence ATGAAGTACATGCTGATCATGCGCTCCACCGCCGAAGCCGAAGCCGCAGCCGCCGATGTCGACTTCACCGAGATCATCAACGCGATGGGCCGCTACAACGAGGAGATGATCAACGCCGGTGTGCTGCTTGCGGGCGAGGGACTTACGGATGCGTCAGAGGGTTTCGTGGTGAGCTTTTCCGCCGACGAGGACCCCCTGGTCACCGACGGCCCCTACGGGGAGATCCACGAACTGTTCAACGGCTTCTGGATTCTGCAGGTCTCCAGCAAGGAGGAGGCCGCGCAATGGGCGAAGAAGGCACCACTCGGTCCGGGCGTGAAACTCGAGGTGCGACGCGTGAGCGATGAAACCGACTTCGAGGAGTACTCCGACAACGAGTACGTCCAAAAGGAGAAGGGGTGGCGCGAACAGCTCGGGACGGCGTGA
- a CDS encoding TetR/AcrR family transcriptional regulator, which yields MKVNRRTQAERTEATRSALIAAGRSLFGEHGYAAVGTQAIVAAAGVTRGALYHQFDDKKGLFAAVYDQVEQDITTEVADRVGDLAVADPLAALKAGVRVFLDRVTDPAVHMISLVDAPSVLGWSEWRARGEEFGFALIEGILQAAIAVGQIDDQPVRPIAHVAIGALDESALYVAAADDKDTATAEVLVVLDRIIDSFRR from the coding sequence ATGAAAGTCAATCGTCGTACGCAGGCGGAACGAACAGAGGCGACTCGCTCGGCGTTGATCGCCGCGGGGCGAAGCCTGTTCGGTGAACACGGCTACGCCGCTGTCGGCACCCAGGCCATCGTGGCGGCCGCAGGTGTGACCCGCGGTGCGCTCTACCACCAGTTCGACGACAAGAAGGGTCTGTTCGCCGCGGTCTACGACCAGGTTGAACAGGACATCACCACGGAGGTGGCCGACCGGGTCGGAGATCTGGCCGTCGCTGATCCGTTGGCTGCACTGAAGGCCGGGGTGCGGGTCTTTCTGGACCGGGTGACCGACCCGGCGGTGCACATGATCTCGCTGGTGGATGCGCCGTCAGTGCTGGGGTGGAGCGAGTGGCGGGCCCGGGGCGAGGAGTTCGGCTTCGCGCTGATCGAGGGCATACTGCAGGCCGCCATTGCGGTTGGGCAGATCGACGACCAGCCGGTGCGCCCGATCGCGCACGTCGCCATCGGGGCGCTCGATGAATCCGCGTTGTATGTTGCCGCCGCCGATGACAAGGACACCGCCACCGCAGAGGTCCTCGTCGTGCTCGATCGGATCATCGACTCGTTCCGACGCTGA
- a CDS encoding alpha/beta fold hydrolase translates to MTTTSTITLPSGTVEYTTYGPDKSAHPPIVFMHGVAVDHRLWQPVAEILAERGYRSYAPTMPLGSHHIPWGPSADRSPRGAARLLREFVDRLGLADATLVANDTGGAISQFALDDDPGFVGALVFTNCDAFDLFPPQPFQLVFALLRQRLLLKPLMETMRWRTLRHSSLGVGLLVTDPDPGLTRSVFEPLRTDARIRDDLIAFLHEIDPADLAAVTPRMSRVQVPVTMVWGTSDRCFTLEHGRRFADVFGDARFIEVPHARTFVSLDQPQAVADGVVAASARSDN, encoded by the coding sequence ATGACCACGACCTCGACAATCACGCTTCCCTCCGGCACCGTCGAATACACGACGTACGGCCCCGACAAGAGTGCGCACCCGCCGATCGTGTTCATGCACGGCGTCGCCGTCGACCATCGGCTGTGGCAGCCGGTGGCCGAGATCCTGGCGGAGCGGGGATACCGCAGCTATGCGCCGACGATGCCGCTCGGGTCGCATCACATCCCGTGGGGCCCGTCTGCGGATCGGAGTCCACGCGGTGCGGCGCGGCTGCTCCGCGAGTTCGTCGACCGACTCGGCCTGGCCGATGCCACGTTGGTGGCCAACGACACCGGTGGGGCAATCAGCCAATTCGCGCTCGATGACGACCCGGGTTTCGTCGGCGCGCTGGTGTTCACCAATTGCGATGCGTTCGACCTTTTTCCGCCACAACCATTTCAGCTGGTGTTTGCGCTACTGCGACAACGACTGCTCCTCAAGCCGCTGATGGAGACGATGCGGTGGCGCACGCTGCGGCATTCGTCGCTCGGCGTCGGTCTGCTCGTCACCGATCCCGACCCCGGCCTGACCCGGTCGGTGTTCGAACCGCTGCGCACCGACGCACGCATCCGCGACGACCTCATCGCATTCCTGCACGAGATCGATCCCGCCGACCTCGCAGCGGTCACGCCACGGATGTCGCGGGTCCAGGTGCCGGTGACCATGGTGTGGGGTACCAGCGATCGGTGCTTCACCCTCGAGCACGGCCGCCGCTTCGCGGACGTCTTCGGCGACGCGCGGTTCATCGAGGTGCCGCACGCACGCACCTTCGTCTCGCTCGATCAACCTCAGGCCGTCGCGGACGGCGTGGTCGCGGCGTCGGCTCGGTCGGACAACTGA
- a CDS encoding ATP-dependent Clp protease ATP-binding subunit — translation MFERFTDRARRVVVLAQEEARMLNHNYIGTEHILLGLIHEGEGVAAKALESLGISLEGVRSQVEEIIGQGQQAPSGHIPFTPRAKKVLELSLREALQLGHNYIGTEHILLGLIREGEGVAAQVLVKLGADLNRVRQQVIQLLSGYQGKEPQEAGTGGRSTEQGTPSTSLVLDQFGRNLTAAAAEAKLDPVIGREKEIERVMQVLSRRTKNNPVLIGEPGVGKTAVVEGLAQAIVNGQVPETLKDKQLYTLDLGSLVAGSRYRGDFEERLKKVLKEINTRGDIILFIDELHTLVGAGAAEGAIDAASILKPKLARGELQTIGATTLDEYRKYIEKDAALERRFQPVQVGEPSVEHTIEILKGLRDRYESHHRVSITDGALAAAATLADRYINDRFLPDKAIDLIDEAGARMRIRRMTAPPDLREFDDRIAEARKEKESAIDAQDFEAAANLRDKEKQLVGERAEREKQWRSGDMDVVAEVDDEQIAEVLGNWTGIPVFKLTEEETTRLLRMEEELHKRIIGQEDAVKAVSKAIRRTRAGLKDPKRPSGSFIFAGPSGVGKTELSKALANFLFGEDDALIQIDMGEFHDRFTASRLFGAPPGYVGYEEGGQLTEKVRRKPFSVVLFDEIEKAHQEIYNTLLQVLEDGRLTDGQGRTVDFKNTVLIFTSNLGTSDISKAVGLGFTSGDDSTSNYERMKLKVNDELKKHFRPEFLNRIDDVIVFHQLTQQEIIEMVDLMITRVEQQLKNKDMAIELTDKAKGLLAKRGFDPVLGARPLRRTIQREIEDQLSEKILFNELTAGQIVLVDVEGWDGEDDGEDARFVFSGSEKPRELPDAPAELTNAGEGKGEAS, via the coding sequence ATGTTCGAACGGTTCACCGACCGCGCTCGACGAGTCGTCGTGCTCGCCCAAGAAGAAGCGCGGATGCTCAACCACAACTACATCGGCACCGAGCACATCCTCCTGGGTCTCATCCACGAGGGTGAGGGCGTGGCCGCCAAGGCCCTCGAGTCCCTCGGGATCTCCTTGGAGGGTGTCCGCAGCCAGGTCGAGGAGATCATCGGCCAAGGTCAGCAGGCGCCGTCGGGGCACATCCCGTTCACGCCGCGGGCCAAGAAGGTCCTGGAGCTCTCGCTGCGCGAGGCGCTGCAGCTCGGCCACAACTACATCGGTACCGAGCACATCCTCCTCGGCCTCATCCGTGAGGGCGAGGGCGTGGCCGCCCAGGTGCTGGTCAAGCTGGGTGCCGACCTCAACCGGGTCCGTCAGCAGGTGATTCAGCTGCTGAGCGGTTACCAGGGCAAGGAACCACAGGAGGCCGGCACCGGTGGGCGCTCCACCGAGCAGGGCACCCCGTCGACCTCGCTGGTGCTCGACCAGTTCGGTCGCAACCTGACCGCAGCCGCGGCCGAGGCCAAGCTCGACCCGGTCATCGGGCGCGAGAAGGAAATCGAGCGGGTCATGCAGGTGCTGAGCCGCCGCACCAAGAACAATCCGGTGCTCATCGGCGAGCCCGGCGTCGGCAAGACCGCCGTCGTCGAGGGCCTCGCACAGGCCATCGTCAACGGCCAGGTGCCCGAGACACTCAAGGACAAGCAGCTCTACACCCTGGACCTCGGTTCGCTGGTCGCGGGCAGCCGCTACCGCGGTGACTTCGAGGAACGCCTCAAGAAGGTGCTCAAGGAGATCAACACCCGCGGCGACATCATCCTGTTCATCGACGAGCTGCACACGCTGGTCGGGGCGGGTGCCGCCGAAGGTGCGATCGACGCCGCGAGCATCCTGAAGCCGAAGCTGGCCCGCGGTGAGCTGCAGACCATCGGTGCGACCACCCTCGACGAGTACCGCAAGTACATCGAGAAGGACGCCGCCCTCGAACGCCGGTTCCAGCCGGTGCAGGTCGGCGAGCCGTCGGTGGAGCACACCATCGAGATCCTCAAGGGTCTGCGCGACCGCTACGAGAGCCACCACCGGGTGTCCATCACCGACGGCGCACTCGCCGCGGCTGCGACGCTGGCCGACCGCTACATCAACGACAGGTTCCTGCCGGACAAGGCGATCGACCTGATCGACGAGGCCGGTGCGCGGATGCGTATCCGCCGGATGACGGCGCCGCCGGACCTGCGCGAGTTCGACGACCGGATCGCCGAGGCGCGCAAGGAGAAGGAATCCGCGATCGACGCGCAGGACTTCGAGGCCGCCGCCAATCTCCGTGACAAGGAGAAGCAACTGGTCGGCGAGCGCGCGGAGCGGGAGAAGCAGTGGCGCAGCGGTGACATGGACGTCGTGGCCGAGGTCGACGACGAGCAGATCGCCGAGGTCCTGGGCAACTGGACCGGCATCCCGGTGTTCAAGCTCACCGAGGAGGAGACCACCCGTCTGCTCCGGATGGAGGAGGAGCTGCACAAGCGGATCATCGGCCAGGAGGACGCGGTCAAGGCCGTCTCCAAGGCGATCCGCCGCACCCGCGCCGGCCTGAAGGACCCGAAGCGTCCATCGGGCTCGTTCATCTTCGCCGGCCCGTCCGGTGTGGGTAAGACCGAGCTGTCCAAGGCGCTGGCGAACTTCCTGTTCGGTGAGGACGACGCGCTCATCCAGATCGACATGGGTGAGTTCCACGACCGGTTCACCGCGTCGCGGCTGTTCGGTGCTCCTCCCGGCTATGTCGGGTACGAAGAGGGCGGTCAGCTCACCGAGAAGGTGCGCCGCAAGCCGTTCTCGGTGGTCCTGTTCGACGAGATCGAGAAGGCGCATCAGGAGATCTACAACACCCTGTTGCAGGTCCTCGAGGACGGCCGCCTCACCGACGGTCAGGGACGCACGGTCGACTTCAAGAACACCGTGTTGATCTTCACCTCGAACCTCGGTACGAGTGACATCTCCAAGGCCGTCGGTCTGGGCTTCACCTCCGGTGACGACTCGACGTCGAACTACGAGCGGATGAAGCTCAAGGTCAACGACGAGCTCAAGAAGCACTTCCGGCCGGAGTTCCTCAACCGTATCGACGACGTCATCGTGTTCCACCAGCTGACGCAGCAGGAGATCATCGAGATGGTCGATCTCATGATCACCCGCGTCGAGCAGCAGCTGAAGAACAAGGACATGGCCATCGAGCTGACCGACAAGGCCAAGGGGCTGCTCGCCAAGCGTGGCTTCGACCCCGTGCTCGGTGCCCGTCCGCTGCGACGCACCATCCAGCGTGAGATCGAGGATCAGCTCTCGGAGAAGATCCTGTTCAACGAGCTGACCGCGGGTCAGATCGTACTGGTCGACGTCGAAGGCTGGGACGGCGAGGACGACGGCGAAGACGCCCGGTTCGTCTTCAGCGGCTCGGAGAAGCCCCGAGAGCTGCCCGACGCCCCTGCCGAGCTGACCAATGCCGGCGAGGGCAAGGGCGAAGCGAGCTAA
- a CDS encoding DUF305 domain-containing protein — MSSAVRILGTLGVATLLVTVGVVFGMAWQTHTDSDAQPPAPSIVDVGFAQDMSTHHDQAILMCASLSRDAAPQIRGLADRMTAAQAAEAATMRGWLTWFSLPVTTEHPMSWMATTDGHSHASTADAPPMPGMASIDELDRLAAAHGRDAEILFLQLMIRHHRGGLEMAQAAYNDPRSSSPTKQLALTMIGEQGDEIGQMTLMLRERDAQPLPT, encoded by the coding sequence ATGAGCTCTGCGGTACGCATTCTCGGCACCCTGGGCGTCGCCACATTGCTGGTCACGGTGGGTGTGGTGTTCGGCATGGCCTGGCAGACCCACACTGATTCCGACGCACAGCCACCGGCGCCGAGCATCGTCGATGTGGGCTTCGCCCAGGACATGTCGACACACCACGATCAGGCAATCCTGATGTGCGCGAGTCTGTCCCGTGATGCGGCCCCGCAGATTCGCGGACTCGCCGACCGCATGACGGCTGCGCAGGCCGCGGAAGCCGCCACCATGCGCGGCTGGCTGACCTGGTTCTCACTGCCCGTGACCACCGAGCACCCGATGTCCTGGATGGCCACGACCGACGGGCACTCCCACGCATCGACCGCCGACGCACCGCCGATGCCCGGCATGGCCAGCATCGACGAACTGGACCGACTGGCCGCCGCACACGGCCGCGACGCGGAGATCCTGTTCCTGCAGTTGATGATCCGACATCATCGTGGAGGGCTGGAGATGGCCCAGGCGGCATACAACGACCCTCGGTCGAGCTCGCCGACCAAGCAGCTCGCGCTCACCATGATCGGGGAGCAGGGCGACGAGATCGGCCAGATGACGCTGATGCTGCGGGAGCGTGACGCGCAGCCCCTGCCGACGTGA
- a CDS encoding VOC family protein, with protein sequence MATATISSMLLSSDDPKRLARWYAAVFEAEIQTDPDAPGYEIMELDGFHIMFDQRDDVSGRNVGGARQILNVEVDDPVATAARIDASGAEWISPLEDKGGGSYFGTLTDPDGNWLQIVRISDELEAQMSAPTSAYSSFAVCDLDAAATFYRDVLGMRVLRLEMGVLGVRINRTTTVLVYPKPDHRPAGFTVLNIPVPDLEQAVDDLVARGVEFLRYDHFEHDERGIARGGDDGPDLAWFADPSGNVLALQQK encoded by the coding sequence ATGGCCACCGCGACGATTTCCTCCATGCTCCTGTCCAGCGACGACCCGAAGCGCCTCGCGCGCTGGTATGCCGCCGTCTTCGAGGCCGAGATCCAGACCGACCCGGATGCGCCGGGCTACGAGATCATGGAACTCGACGGGTTCCACATCATGTTCGACCAGCGCGACGACGTGTCGGGCCGCAACGTCGGGGGTGCCCGCCAGATCCTGAACGTGGAGGTCGACGACCCGGTCGCCACGGCCGCCCGGATCGATGCGAGCGGCGCCGAGTGGATCAGCCCGCTCGAGGACAAAGGTGGCGGCAGCTACTTCGGCACCCTCACCGACCCGGACGGCAACTGGCTGCAGATCGTCCGGATCTCCGACGAACTCGAGGCGCAGATGAGCGCGCCGACGTCGGCGTACAGCAGTTTCGCGGTCTGCGACCTCGACGCCGCGGCGACGTTCTACCGCGATGTGCTCGGGATGCGGGTTCTGCGCCTGGAGATGGGGGTGCTGGGCGTGCGCATCAACCGCACCACCACGGTGCTGGTCTACCCGAAGCCCGACCACCGGCCGGCCGGGTTCACTGTCCTCAACATCCCCGTCCCTGACCTGGAACAGGCGGTCGATGATCTCGTCGCCCGAGGTGTCGAGTTCCTGCGATACGACCACTTCGAGCACGACGAGCGGGGGATAGCGCGAGGCGGCGACGACGGGCCAGACCTCGCCTGGTTCGCCGATCCGTCCGGAAACGTGCTCGCCCTGCAGCAGAAATAG
- a CDS encoding RNA polymerase sigma factor: MARTARDGVTDPEIRRTIDAVWRIEGSRVVATLARIVGDVGLAEDLAQEAVAEALEKWPGAGVPRNAGAWLTSVAKRRAIDGWRRQERLDERYQMIARDLSEVDDDEWVPVRDDVLKLVFVACHPVLKRDAQVALTLRVVGGLSSEELARLFLTSVPTIQQRIVRAKKTLSAARVPYEVPDPAQWPQRLNGVLAVIYLIFTEGYAATAGDSWMRQDLAAEALRLGRVLAALVPREPEVHGLVALMELQSSRFAARRDADGRPVLLAEQDRHRWDRGQISRGLAALDRVDTLGRGRGPYSLQAAIAACHSRATTVEDTDWPQIVILYEALEQLTGNPVVTLNKVVAVSMAASAHDALTVLDAEVDVAKLAGSHLLPSVRGELLAQLGRTEEARAELCRARELATNGAQRRVLEDKIAAL; this comes from the coding sequence GTGGCGCGAACAGCTCGGGACGGCGTGACCGATCCCGAGATCCGACGCACGATCGATGCGGTGTGGCGCATCGAGGGCAGTCGTGTTGTGGCGACACTGGCCCGCATCGTCGGCGACGTCGGCCTCGCCGAGGATCTCGCTCAGGAGGCGGTGGCCGAGGCACTCGAGAAGTGGCCGGGCGCCGGCGTTCCGCGCAACGCCGGCGCCTGGCTGACCTCAGTGGCCAAGCGGCGGGCCATCGACGGATGGCGCAGGCAGGAACGGCTCGACGAGCGCTATCAGATGATCGCCCGCGACCTCTCCGAAGTCGACGACGACGAGTGGGTGCCCGTCCGCGACGACGTGCTGAAGCTGGTGTTCGTCGCATGCCACCCAGTCCTGAAGCGGGACGCGCAGGTGGCGCTCACGCTGCGGGTGGTCGGTGGCCTGAGTTCCGAGGAACTCGCCCGGTTGTTCCTCACCTCGGTCCCGACGATCCAGCAGCGGATCGTGCGCGCCAAGAAGACGTTGTCGGCGGCGCGAGTGCCCTACGAGGTGCCCGACCCGGCGCAATGGCCGCAACGGCTCAACGGTGTGCTCGCGGTCATCTACCTCATCTTCACAGAGGGATACGCCGCCACAGCCGGCGATAGCTGGATGCGGCAGGATCTGGCGGCGGAAGCCCTGCGGTTGGGCCGGGTGCTCGCCGCACTGGTGCCGCGGGAACCGGAGGTGCACGGTCTCGTCGCGTTGATGGAACTGCAGTCGTCACGGTTCGCTGCGCGGCGCGATGCCGATGGCCGTCCAGTCCTGCTCGCCGAGCAGGATCGTCACCGGTGGGATCGTGGTCAGATCTCCCGGGGGCTCGCGGCGCTCGACCGCGTCGACACCCTCGGTCGGGGTCGCGGACCGTACTCGTTGCAGGCGGCAATCGCGGCCTGCCACTCCCGCGCCACGACGGTAGAGGACACCGACTGGCCACAGATCGTGATCCTGTACGAGGCACTCGAACAGCTCACCGGCAATCCGGTGGTCACCTTGAACAAGGTGGTCGCGGTGTCGATGGCGGCCAGCGCGCACGACGCGCTCACGGTGCTCGACGCGGAGGTCGACGTGGCGAAACTGGCCGGATCTCATCTGTTGCCGAGCGTGCGCGGTGAGTTGCTCGCGCAGTTGGGCCGGACCGAGGAGGCGCGAGCCGAACTGTGCCGGGCCCGCGAGCTGGCCACCAACGGCGCTCAACGTCGGGTGCTGGAGGACAAGATCGCGGCGTTGTGA
- a CDS encoding LVIVD repeat-containing protein, giving the protein MSAAAASAATHYFPDISEKSVARAECGPGDLPERGLQGDVSAEDRNSGRSRLGYRCNMSALGKVRGSGGGIVSATFDHCSYTGSLFPGTNLVPQPGVQVVDVADPRNPRIVGSLTEPAMRGGTWETLKVNKKRKLLAATSVPLLWGGGFFSVYDISDCAHPKLLNRGPGTATPLPFTSHEGGFSPDGRTYWASGIFPGHLTAIDISNPAVPRVIWQGLHSFLGHGFGITPDGNRMFLSNAAGVTVLDISDVQRRAPYPQVPHEAAYLWPDGQVNQHTIPVTYRGRPHIITVDELGSGGVKFFDVSRVNKPGYVAQIKLEINLPENLDTNLRSSMGGGVFSSNPHYCAVDRRDNPTALACSWESSGIRVFDIRNIKKIKEIGYFNPPAQKNATVVDLPNSPHVLASASGVPAVEFLSLGMSILNGKVRFEEMIGPRTGMLVGGDMATDWCFSPPEWRGNQIWTTCADGGFYAMKLSSRVYTPPPDQDSYLG; this is encoded by the coding sequence ATGAGCGCCGCTGCCGCGAGCGCCGCCACCCACTACTTCCCCGACATCTCGGAGAAGTCGGTCGCGAGAGCGGAATGCGGCCCCGGCGACCTGCCCGAACGCGGGCTGCAGGGCGACGTGAGCGCCGAGGACCGCAACTCGGGGCGGTCCCGGCTTGGCTACCGCTGCAACATGTCCGCGCTCGGGAAGGTGCGCGGCTCCGGTGGCGGCATAGTTTCGGCGACCTTCGATCACTGCAGCTACACCGGCAGCCTGTTTCCCGGCACCAACCTGGTGCCGCAGCCCGGCGTGCAAGTGGTCGACGTGGCCGATCCCCGCAATCCCCGGATCGTCGGCTCACTGACCGAGCCCGCGATGCGCGGGGGAACCTGGGAGACGCTGAAGGTCAACAAGAAACGCAAACTGCTGGCCGCCACGTCTGTTCCGCTGCTCTGGGGTGGCGGCTTCTTCTCGGTGTACGACATCTCCGATTGCGCGCACCCAAAACTGCTGAACCGCGGCCCGGGCACGGCAACACCGCTGCCGTTCACCTCCCATGAGGGCGGGTTCTCACCCGATGGCCGAACCTACTGGGCGTCGGGCATCTTCCCCGGCCACCTGACCGCCATCGACATCTCGAATCCTGCTGTGCCACGCGTCATCTGGCAAGGTTTGCACAGCTTCCTCGGCCATGGCTTCGGCATCACCCCCGACGGAAACCGAATGTTCCTGTCCAATGCGGCGGGCGTGACCGTTCTCGACATCAGCGACGTACAGCGTCGTGCCCCCTACCCGCAGGTCCCGCACGAGGCGGCATACCTCTGGCCGGACGGGCAGGTGAATCAGCACACCATCCCGGTGACCTACCGGGGCCGCCCGCACATCATCACCGTCGACGAACTCGGTTCCGGCGGTGTGAAATTCTTCGATGTGAGCCGGGTGAACAAGCCCGGATACGTCGCCCAGATCAAACTCGAGATCAACCTGCCCGAAAACCTCGACACCAACCTGCGGTCATCGATGGGCGGCGGTGTCTTCAGCAGCAACCCGCACTACTGCGCGGTCGATCGACGCGACAACCCCACCGCACTCGCGTGTTCGTGGGAGTCGTCGGGCATCCGCGTGTTCGACATCCGGAACATCAAGAAGATCAAGGAGATCGGCTACTTCAATCCGCCGGCCCAGAAGAATGCGACGGTCGTCGACCTGCCCAACTCTCCGCATGTGTTGGCGTCGGCGTCGGGCGTGCCCGCCGTCGAGTTCCTCAGCCTGGGCATGTCGATCCTGAACGGGAAGGTCCGATTCGAGGAGATGATCGGGCCGCGCACGGGCATGCTGGTCGGCGGTGACATGGCCACCGACTGGTGCTTCTCACCGCCGGAGTGGCGCGGCAATCAGATCTGGACCACCTGCGCAGACGGTGGTTTCTACGCCATGAAACTGAGTTCCCGGGTGTACACCCCGCCGCCCGACCAGGACTCATACCTCGGATGA